From a region of the Alosa sapidissima isolate fAloSap1 chromosome 9, fAloSap1.pri, whole genome shotgun sequence genome:
- the c9h22orf23 gene encoding UPF0193 protein EVG1, producing MEHPRNGHGGLWNCPRTTTQYSKETQEMLKLMMQESRLTNLQQRKISSHLRKGEALPLTCNPTSSAPPPQPKPKAIKTSTSLSAKPLRRQAEVCKAGDSYKRELFRPSATRDLEKEKRRLQNILSGSEGDPKPRGVRSLAKGKSVDKEEKDRFQEVLEEIEDRKQFLEEMTSLGMGSHYQHIINTEISQKIRELELIDKARSASLQSLLKEEKRVENTSNDNPSL from the exons ATGGAGCATCCCAGAAATGGACATGGGGGACTCTGGAACTGTCCACGAACGACAACTCAGTACAGCAAGGAAACTCAGGAAATGCTGAAAT TGATGATGCAAGAGTCACGGCTTACTAACCTGCAACAGAGAAAAATCAGCAGTCATCTGAGGA AGGGGGAGGCCCTTCCACTGACCTGTAACCCTACTTCATCGGCGCCTCCTCCTCAGCCAAAACCTAAAGCCATCAAGACCTCCACGTCCCTGTCGGCCAAGCCACTGAGACGGCAGGCGGAAGTGTGCAAAGCAGGAGACAGCTACAAGAGGGAGCTGTTCCGTCCGAGTGCAACAA GGGATCtggaaaaagagaagaggagattgCAGAACATTTTGTCAGGCAGCGAAGGGGACCCCAAACCTAGAGGGGTTAGGAGTCTCGCAAAGGGGAAGTCTGTAGACAAGGAGGAGAAGGATAGATTTCAAGAAG TTCTGGAGGAGATTGAGGACAGGAAACAATTCTTAGAGGAGATGACCTCTCTTGGGATGGGCTCCCATTACCAGCATATCATCAACACTGAGATCTCACAG aaaatacGGGAGTTGGAGTTGATTGACAAGGCTCGCAGTGCTTCATTGCAGTCCCTCttaaaagaagagaagagagtggagAACACCAGCAATGACAATCCCTCACTCTAA